One Manihot esculenta cultivar AM560-2 chromosome 18, M.esculenta_v8, whole genome shotgun sequence genomic window carries:
- the LOC110606977 gene encoding uncharacterized protein LOC110606977, with translation MVKSTRQSAMHVARWFSDLDWRLLFLIVPPLSLIVFLYVSATPISPFSTFAPLASFFFNGTLNSRTSADDPCLLPLNRSRAVGVRSWKDELYRSRMAVCLVGGARRFELTGPSIVENILNVYTNSDLFLHSPLDENSFKFSLLKVAPRIATVRLFQPKPIPETDAEVRVLTAANSPNGIQGLLQYFNLVEGCLTMIEEYQAQHNFKYDWIVRTRVDGYWNAPLGPQNFIAGHYLIPPGSTYGGLNDRLGVGDLNSSKVALSRLSLIPELDSAGLRMLNSETSFKAQLTTQGVPFVTKRLPFCIVTDRKYGFPPYRFGVPVAALSSPGPLSGAKCRPCTPFCEGSCVAGVMPLLDKGWSWTNWENGTLKLCDARGEWEKGWEKIFDKVAGKKRAAVRKRISGLKLKQCVNDFNEMKRRSSKWESPPPEEICKLGIGEN, from the exons ATGGTGAAGAGCACTCGACAATCCGCCATGCATGTTGCCAGATGGTTCTCAGATCTCGATTGGAGACTTCTCTTTTTAATCGTTCCTCCTCTTTCTTTAATCGTTTTTCTCTATGTATCTGCTACACCCATCAGTCCTTTTTCCACTTTCGCCCCtcttgcttcctttttcttcaaCGGGACCTTGAATTCTCGCACTTCAGCTGATGATCCATGTCTGTTGCCGCTGAATCGAAGTCGGGCGGTGGGGGTGAGGTCGTGGAAGGATGAATTATACCGGTCAAGAATGGCGGTTTGTTTGGTAGGCGGGGCTCGGAGATTCGAGCTTACTGGACCATCAATTGTGGAGAATATTCTAAATGTCTATACAAACTCAGACCTATTTTTGCACAGTCCTCTAGACGAAAATTCATTCAAGTTCTCGCTATTGAAGGTCGCCCCCAGAATAGCTACCGTCCGCCTTTTTCAGCCGAAACCCATACCGGAAACCGACGCTGAGGTCCGAGTTCTCACCGCTGCAAATTCCCCAAATGGCATCCAG GGGCTATTGCAGTACTTCAATCTCGTAGAGGGATGTCTAACAATGATAGAGGAGTACCAAGCCCAACACAACTTCAAATACGACTGGATAGTCCGTACCCGAGTTGATGGCTACTGGAACGCCCCACTTGGCCCACAGAACTTCATCGCAGGTCACTACCTGATCCCACCGGGATCCACCTACGGAGGCCTCAACGACCGCCTCGGTGTTGGCGATTTAAACTCCTCCAAGGTCGCCCTCTCGCGTCTCTCTCTCATCCCGGAACTTGACTCCGCCGGGTTACGCATGCTCAACTCGGAAACCTCCTTCAAGGCTCAACTCACCACCCAAGGCGTTCCCTTCGTCACCAAGCGCCTGCCTTTCTGCATTGTGACGGACCGCAAGTACGGGTTCCCCCCGTACCGGTTTGGTGTTCCTGTGGCAGCATTGTCGAGTCCGGGTCCGCTGAGTGGCGCCAAGTGCAGGCCGTGCACGCCTTTCTGTGAAGGGAGCTGCGTTGCAGGCGTAATGCCATTGCTTGATAAGGGTTGGAGCTGGACTAATTGGGAAAATGGGACACTGAAGCTGTGTGATGCTCGTGGTGAATGGGAAAAGGGGTGGGAGAAGATTTTTGACAAGGTTGCGGGGAAGAAACGCGCCGCCGTGAGGAAGCGGATCTCGGGTCTGAAGCTGAAGCAATGCGTGAATGATTTCAATGAAATGAAGAGGCGGAGTTCCAAGTGGGAGTCTCCTCCGCCGGAGGAGATATGTAAGTTGGGCATTGGAGAGAATTAA